Proteins encoded within one genomic window of Pigmentiphaga sp. H8:
- a CDS encoding cupin domain-containing protein, producing MATARHPRPPELEHASLEDIAARYVGRFRDKTPDWAAFEDARIEGFKRAQHRFIGAGGSGKHDDASAIPARGFTLSIMYVEPGQGNAAHTHEVEEVFFVLQGFLDVFFQDEAGNKAWRRLAPWECAACPPGVIHGYENRSLEPVYFQVMLGRAQPELMGYASDDLFQKRDAHLRSSPRV from the coding sequence ATGGCCACCGCACGCCACCCCCGACCACCCGAGCTCGAGCACGCCTCGCTCGAGGACATCGCCGCCCGCTACGTCGGCCGCTTCCGCGACAAGACTCCCGACTGGGCCGCCTTCGAAGACGCAAGAATCGAAGGCTTCAAGCGCGCCCAGCACCGCTTCATCGGCGCCGGCGGCTCCGGCAAGCACGACGATGCCTCCGCCATCCCCGCCCGTGGATTCACCCTGAGCATCATGTACGTCGAGCCCGGACAGGGAAACGCCGCCCACACCCACGAGGTCGAGGAAGTCTTCTTCGTCCTGCAGGGCTTCCTGGACGTCTTCTTCCAGGATGAAGCCGGCAACAAGGCCTGGCGCCGCCTGGCACCCTGGGAATGCGCCGCCTGCCCGCCCGGCGTCATCCACGGCTACGAGAACCGCAGCCTCGAACCCGTCTACTTCCAGGTCATGCTCGGCCGTGCGCAGCCCGAACTCATGGGCTATGCCAGCGACGACCTCTTCCAGAAGCGCGACGCACACCTCAGATCCAGCCCCCGAGTCTGA